acgctgatcagtaatatattgtatatactttattgggtcggaaatggatatttcgatgtgttgcaaacggaatgacaaaatgaatataccccctgtcctacgggggtgggtataaaaaactgctTGTTAAGATCGGTCGGCAAAGCTATTTTGAAATGCGAATGGAAACATGAATGGAAATGAATCGTTGATTGTCTTGGGTATTGTTGCGTCATAAAGTTGTTTGAATTAAGTAGAAAGCTACTTGTTCTCATCAATTAACAATTAACACAAACTTATTTTGTTTAGATGATTTTTTATTGTTGATActttaaaaattcgaaaaatccaattaaaattcAACTGCTTCTCCCACTACTCAAAGAGCGAGAAAAGACTTTTGGACATCCACTCTGCCACACAAATCATTGTTGAACATGGCACAAAAAGCTACAACAATTTTGAATTCTCTTGAGTATAGCTTTAACATCGACAGCCATAAATTCTTTACGGAACTTGCTATTAACGAAAGAAGAATAAATTTCCTAATTATTTGAAGATCATACCAACGCAATAGACAATGACAGTAATAGCAGTTCTATTGGCCACGTTAGCCGGGCTTCTTATATACATTGGACTAAGGGTGCGAAAACACTTCAATTATTGGAAGGACTTGGGTGTTCCCTGTGAGCCGCCCAGCTGGTTAATGGGTAGTGTTGCAGGGTTTTCAACTTCGAAGCCTTTCAATCAGATCGTTGGtgattattataaaaaattccGATTAACTGGACCCTTTGCGGGTTTCTATTGGTTCTCCAAACTGGCTGTCTTTGTTATGGAACCGAATTTGATTAAACACATACTGATCAAAGATTTCTCAAAGTTCTCGGATCGTGGTCTATACGCCAATGAGGAAGATGATCCTTTGTCGGGGCAACTTGTTAAATTGGATGGAGCCAAGTGGCGTAATATGCGCAATAAACTCTCACCCACCTTTACGTCGGGCAAAATGAAGGTCATGTTCCCATTGGTTACCAAATTAGGCAATGATTTAATCGAAGTTTTCCACAAAACTCTTGCCTCAGATCAGGTGTTGGAGGTGCGTGATTTGGTGGCTCGCTTTACCACCGATGTCATTGGAACTTGTGCCTTTGGCATTGAAATTGACAGTCTACATAATCCTAATGTTGAATTTCGTCGCATGAGCCGCAAAGCATTTGTGGAACAGCGTAATGGTGCCTTAGGTTTTATGATACGTTTCAGTTTCCCTGAGCTCTCCTGCCGCCTTCATATCAAGGAAACTGCGGCGGATGTGGAAGAGTTTTTCCTAGGAATTGTGCGAAACACTGTAGACTATAGAGAGAAGAATAATGTGAAACGCAATGATTTCATGGACATGCTAATCGATTTGAAGAACAACAAATTGATGAAAAGTGAAACAGGAGAAGAAATGACCAATCTGACATTTGGCCAGATAGCTGCCCAGGCTTTTGTCTTTTTGTTAGCAGGCTATGAAACCTCATCGACCACCATGTCTTTTGCTTTGTATGAGTtggcccaaaatcaaaaagtgCAACAGAAGGCTAGGCAAGAGGTTGATCAAGTTTTGGAGAAACATGGAGGGCAGTTTACCTATGAGTGTATGAAGGAATTGGTGTATTTGGATCAAGTCATAGAAGGTAAGTCGGCATAAGGGAGTTGTCAATAAGAGggaaatattttattgttgttgtagcagattGTTAtaaccttcaccataggatgggactGGGGCTGCAGCGTTATGATGCCTCGGAATTTCGGCAACTAACATATTTCAAGGGGGTATCTGTTCATTGAatcggcgattggtgtactctctgaagccggccCAATCTGCCTTCtcctgattgataaacgtccagcTCTCAGACGTTATGAAGtcaggtggtcggtcgatgggtAGAATTATGAAAAGGTGTTGTGATCCCATAAAAATTAAGGACTATGATTCGTCAtttaggagatcaggggatgcaatggaaatgtctggttAGCTGCTACACCCCCTCGTAATCCTAGGGGGGGACTTCCACGTTCACCGTGcgaaacgtggagccttcaatctgctctgcctaagctatgccacgctttttgatgaaaggtgggcttttgggtgtactctaaagatctagaactggtcatatcgaccactgcagtgtgtatccagcagagatccttgcaattaaggaagtggtggaatggctaagatataatgtcaataCGACGATtatcataaatatcttctcagacagcctgacagctattaaatccctggagaatgtatatctgaacacaaaaaccgccctcgactgtcgcagatctctcaacaagatggctgaacctGTTCCGGGCCACATAGATATCcctgggaattgtaaagcggatgagcttgcgttttcaggaccaggcccgaagtacaatgaatgatagatggtcacaaagaggtggctgtgagcattccaaaactatttggccttgtctagacttgaagaggtctactgctttgctgccattggctagaaaagacgtctcagtcattgtggccgtcatgacaggtcactgtctaaacggaaaacatgctgacagactgaaggttgccagcaacgacttttgcagaagctgtgaggacatcgaagaaggagagactatagaacaccttctgtatgtgtgtcccgcactagcactccgaaggagttcctctttaggttatcatttctttgagaacctgtctgatttagcggatatgaacattcgcaagttattgggctttctaaagcgatctgtatggttcaacggtaggaattagaGGGTATCTTCCTTcgtctgttcctatggtatcacaatggacgaaaacgtctaagtgagtctgatagcagactgcctTGCTTAACCTGacctatgccccgctggtcgtaaCCTTGGGTAGAATGCCaagaaatgtgatgcgcattaaagtctcatagaaccagacgattgtggccagatagtagcccacttatgtcgggcttgtaagcttggccataaATTGGGATACAGCCACCAACAgcacacgttgtatagctctatctcggcagtaccggacctggctgctatccccatgcactccatgtaggggtcacttaCGCCAGGCGCAgtagagatgggtctatactgcacggaatggtgcatcacgaaggccaatccctaACCTTCATTCCTTAAgggatccttacgtagcacattgtagccgacAGCTTTGCCTCCtggttcaaatgaaaattttatccatgaacattccactaaggaacacgggcaaacttctcacatatcaatgagtgcagtcctattcgagtttaagctcaatgataagccgagtccgaacggcatgccgtggtgcgacatctctttggagagaagttttacatggcctagtacctcacaaatgttgccagcattatgatgggaaaaccactgctgaaattttttttttatggtctcgccaggattcgaacccgggcgtagagcgtcataggcggacatgctaagctctgcgcttcGGTGTCCTCCAGTGTTAATTGATATTCGTcataaatttctgaacgtcaatgtcggtgagagagacattagccggaagttgattccacatacgaatggttcgggcgaaaaataatttttcccgGTAaggcatggttcggtcgactggctaGAAGTTTTAGATGATGTGGACCACACATTATTCCAGTGCGAGCGTTGGGTGGAAAGACGCAGGGAATTGGAAGGAACAATTGGTGACATTTCGTCTGGGACATTAGTCCAGAGAATGCTGGAAGACGAGAGTAAGTGGGAGGCGGTCATGAGATACaccgaacaagtactgcgcaggaagagGGTAgacctggacgcagcggcgtagGGTACGAATGCGGAGGTCTGGATGCAGACACAATGAAGATGatatggataatcaccagataaGGGGTCCAtttcgaagtaatgcgaaagcggttgCGATATGGAACAAATATCCAGGGGTGACAAAGGctgggtttttagccggtactGTTCCAAATGCTAATGATGTACTCATATTAGCAGTTGATTTATGATTTGATATGCTCATTCTGTTCTCTTGATGTTCTTTCATAaagatttcgttttttttcgatttttttcagaAACCCTTCGACTTTACACCATTGGGTCTGCTCTTATTCGTATGGCTTTGGAGGATTATGTTGTACCCAATCATCCACAATATGTAATTAAAAAGGGAATGATTGTCGTTATACCAGCGGGAGCCATACACCGAGATGAACGTTACTTTCCCCAACCGAATGTCTTCAATCCTGATAATTTTTGTGCCGAAAAGGTGGCCGCACGAGATTCTATATTAAATTTATCCTTTGGCGAAGGACCACGAAATTGTATTGGTATGCGTTTTGGCAAAATGCAAACATTGGTGGGATTGGCTTTGCTTTTgaagaatttcaaattttccactTGTGAGAGGACACCGATTCCCATGAAATACGACAAGAAGAGTTTTCTAGTATCCTCGGAGAGTGGTATTTACTTGAAAGTTGAGAAATTGTAGTGGATATCAAATATGAGTCATaatgaataaaataattaaggagGCGCTATGGAGGGAAAAAGGCGACCTCTTGATACCCTATCCTAAATGCAAGCTTAGTCGTCGAAACTAAAAATTGCTTcaatttgatatgtagaatttcgactaaaatttatatatattgtggCAATGatagaaataagtaaaaaggcgttaagtagcTATCTCTaaaaatacaccgatctgaaccatatacgacatggatgtcgaaaagcctaacataagtcactatgttaaatttcagtgaaatcggattataaatgtgtcttttatggggccaagactttaaatcgagaaatcggtctacatggcagctatacccaaatctggatcgatttgggccaagttgcaaaaaagaGCCTTACCCAacgctctgtcccaaatttcggcgaaatcggacaataaatgcgtcttttatggacttaaaaccttaaatcgagatatcggtctacatggcagctatatccaaacctggatcgATTTgagtcaagttgcagaaaaacgtcgaagaacctaacacaaagcactgtcccaaatttcggcgaaatcggagaataaatccgccttttacgggcccaaaaccttaaatcgagagatcggtctatatggcagctatatccaaatctgaaccgctctaggccatattgacgaaagattttgaagggccgaagacaactcactgtcttaaatttcagtaaaatcggataataaatgtggcttttatgggcctaagtcccctAATCgggggatgggtctatatggcagctatatccaaatctgaagcgatcagagccaaattcaagaaagatgtcgaagggcctaatacaactcactgtctcaaatttcagcaagatcgtataataaatgtggcttttatgggcctaagaccctaaatcgggggatcggtctatatgacagctatatctaatcctggaccgatctgggccaaattggcgtaggacgtcgaggggcctaacaaaactcactttcccaaatttcagcaaaatcggataataaatatggcttttatcgGCTTAAGTCCCCTAATCgggggattggtctatatggcagctatatccaaatctggaccgatctgggccaaagtgacgatggatgtcgaggggccttacacaactcactgtctcaaatttcagcaaaatcgaatattaaatgtggctttaatgggcctaagaccctaaatcggaggatcggtctatatggcagccatatccaaatctggaccgatctgggccaaattgacgacggatgtcgaagggcctaacagaactcacatttccaaatttcagaaaaataggataatatatgtggcttttatgggtctaagacccctaatcggccgatcggtctatatgggggctataacacgatatagtccgatatagcccatcttcgaacttaacctggttatgaacaaaagaagaatctgtgcaaagtttcagctcaatatc
The genomic region above belongs to Stomoxys calcitrans chromosome 5, idStoCalc2.1, whole genome shotgun sequence and contains:
- the LOC106090393 gene encoding probable cytochrome P450 6a21 translates to MTVIAVLLATLAGLLIYIGLRVRKHFNYWKDLGVPCEPPSWLMGSVAGFSTSKPFNQIVGDYYKKFRLTGPFAGFYWFSKLAVFVMEPNLIKHILIKDFSKFSDRGLYANEEDDPLSGQLVKLDGAKWRNMRNKLSPTFTSGKMKVMFPLVTKLGNDLIEVFHKTLASDQVLEVRDLVARFTTDVIGTCAFGIEIDSLHNPNVEFRRMSRKAFVEQRNGALGFMIRFSFPELSCRLHIKETAADVEEFFLGIVRNTVDYREKNNVKRNDFMDMLIDLKNNKLMKSETGEEMTNLTFGQIAAQAFVFLLAGYETSSTTMSFALYELAQNQKVQQKARQEVDQVLEKHGGQFTYECMKELVYLDQVIEETLRLYTIGSALIRMALEDYVVPNHPQYVIKKGMIVVIPAGAIHRDERYFPQPNVFNPDNFCAEKVAARDSILNLSFGEGPRNCIGMRFGKMQTLVGLALLLKNFKFSTCERTPIPMKYDKKSFLVSSESGIYLKVEKL